A genomic segment from Lutzomyia longipalpis isolate SR_M1_2022 chromosome 3, ASM2433408v1 encodes:
- the LOC129792526 gene encoding transmembrane protein 11 homolog, mitochondrial isoform X3, protein MSEHQPTVFIVKEVYDDGNAQENFESELDKALYARFKYIIIEPPRLGEETARWITVGNLLHKTSVVSGIASIATGCLLPKRFIITFPLCVVSIIFTSLYTVSWHYDPCCQYQVEKDRKTLERITMQGKDTALPVVLVYSENTVQCYVQRTVTILAAAFCAWRFYVSLK, encoded by the exons atgaG TGAACACCAACCGACTGTTTTCATCGTCAAGGAAGTCTACGATGATGGGAATGCCCAGGAGAACTTTGAATCAGAGCTCGATAAGGCTCTCTATGCCAGATTCAAGTACATCATAATTGAACCCCCGCGTCTAGGAGAGGAAACCGCCAG ATGGATCACAGTTGGAAATTTGCTGCACAAGACGTCTGTTGTGTCGGGAATTGCGTCCATTGCTACGGGATGTTTGTTGCCTAAACGTTTTATCATCACTTTCCCACTTTGTGTTGTATCAATCATTTTTACGAGCCTTTATACCGTCTCGTGGCACTACGACCCATGCTGTCAGTACCAG GTGGAGAAGGATCGCAAAACTCTCGAAAGGATCACAATGCAGGGCAAAGATACGGCACTTCCGGTTGTTTTAGTTTACTCCGAAAACACCGTGCAGTGCTATGTGCAGCGAACAGTCACAATTTTGGCTGCTGCCTTTTGCGCCTGGCGCTTCTATGTGTCCTTAAAGTGA
- the LOC129792526 gene encoding transmembrane protein 11 homolog, mitochondrial isoform X1 translates to MESLAERLRVSFQSEHQPTVFIVKEVYDDGNAQENFESELDKALYARFKYIIIEPPRLGEETARWITVGNLLHKTSVVSGIASIATGCLLPKRFIITFPLCVVSIIFTSLYTVSWHYDPCCQYQVEKDRKTLERITMQGKDTALPVVLVYSENTVQCYVQRTVTILAAAFCAWRFYVSLK, encoded by the exons atggaATCATTGGCTGAACGCTTGCGAGTTTCTTTTCAAAG TGAACACCAACCGACTGTTTTCATCGTCAAGGAAGTCTACGATGATGGGAATGCCCAGGAGAACTTTGAATCAGAGCTCGATAAGGCTCTCTATGCCAGATTCAAGTACATCATAATTGAACCCCCGCGTCTAGGAGAGGAAACCGCCAG ATGGATCACAGTTGGAAATTTGCTGCACAAGACGTCTGTTGTGTCGGGAATTGCGTCCATTGCTACGGGATGTTTGTTGCCTAAACGTTTTATCATCACTTTCCCACTTTGTGTTGTATCAATCATTTTTACGAGCCTTTATACCGTCTCGTGGCACTACGACCCATGCTGTCAGTACCAG GTGGAGAAGGATCGCAAAACTCTCGAAAGGATCACAATGCAGGGCAAAGATACGGCACTTCCGGTTGTTTTAGTTTACTCCGAAAACACCGTGCAGTGCTATGTGCAGCGAACAGTCACAATTTTGGCTGCTGCCTTTTGCGCCTGGCGCTTCTATGTGTCCTTAAAGTGA
- the LOC129792526 gene encoding transmembrane protein 11 homolog, mitochondrial isoform X2, which produces MDFSEGKRLSPIDEHQPTVFIVKEVYDDGNAQENFESELDKALYARFKYIIIEPPRLGEETARWITVGNLLHKTSVVSGIASIATGCLLPKRFIITFPLCVVSIIFTSLYTVSWHYDPCCQYQVEKDRKTLERITMQGKDTALPVVLVYSENTVQCYVQRTVTILAAAFCAWRFYVSLK; this is translated from the exons atgGATTTTAGCGAAGGGAAGCGCCTCAGTCCCATTGA TGAACACCAACCGACTGTTTTCATCGTCAAGGAAGTCTACGATGATGGGAATGCCCAGGAGAACTTTGAATCAGAGCTCGATAAGGCTCTCTATGCCAGATTCAAGTACATCATAATTGAACCCCCGCGTCTAGGAGAGGAAACCGCCAG ATGGATCACAGTTGGAAATTTGCTGCACAAGACGTCTGTTGTGTCGGGAATTGCGTCCATTGCTACGGGATGTTTGTTGCCTAAACGTTTTATCATCACTTTCCCACTTTGTGTTGTATCAATCATTTTTACGAGCCTTTATACCGTCTCGTGGCACTACGACCCATGCTGTCAGTACCAG GTGGAGAAGGATCGCAAAACTCTCGAAAGGATCACAATGCAGGGCAAAGATACGGCACTTCCGGTTGTTTTAGTTTACTCCGAAAACACCGTGCAGTGCTATGTGCAGCGAACAGTCACAATTTTGGCTGCTGCCTTTTGCGCCTGGCGCTTCTATGTGTCCTTAAAGTGA